From one Flavobacterium kingsejongi genomic stretch:
- a CDS encoding beta strand repeat-containing protein: MRLYYIPVLFVLIATSTLKSHAQISNSNNPHPSAAVDITATNKGLLLPRVALTGTADVTTIPAPATSLVVYHTTTVAGMPEGFYYWNGTRWESLSNEAVTHAFASAVNTLTSTVNGVQKTAPIINTNALNLTGTNLTSTVNGKASAALNLASIVPATTNLLTSTGNVLTSNVNNVPKTAPIINSNALTLSGTNLTSTVNGVTSPALSLAGLAGWSLAGNAGTAAANFLGTTDNQPLRFRTNNTEKMTITAAGNVGIGNTAPTAPLHFSTGVANRKIVLFDNKNNDHEFYGFGISSGMLRSHINASTAAFGWFSGVNDTTSNEIMKLGGNGALSLGTAAGTATMTGARLDVAKGEVRFRDLLSNGVATDSLVTITSSGYLKKRAIGSMAWGLTGNTATATDYIGTKATVNPFIIKTSSAATGAGATPTERMRIDKDGVVTIGNVAGSRLAFNTEPDATTDINSRRVVLHLGANDHQYRGFGIYSNLLVSQVDATGADFLWRAGANATTSNELMKLRGNGALSLGTAAGTATLTGARLDVAKGQVRFQDLLSDGVATDNLVTITSSGYLKKRAIGSMAWGLTGNTATATDYIGTKATVNPFIIKTSSAATGAGATPTERMRIDKDGVVTIGNVAGSRLAFNTAPATTDINSRRVVLHLGANDHQYRGFGIYSNMLVSQVDATAANFLWRAGANDTTSNELMRLTGTGNLGLGIAAPTQKLHVVGKAIITAMDTGAAADQVVTVDAAGLLKKRTLASVVPPTTNALALNGTNLTSTVNGVTSNTLSLAGLAGWSLAGNAGTAAANFLGTTDNQPLRFRTNNTEKMTILGNGNVGIGTTAPAYGLHVQSTAAAGYVAQFSNSTNVHGAVYVRDTNDGNTGIAGSYFGTRTNHGTNIMTNAISRIAITNAGRVGIGHNAPTYTLDVVSTTNDELLASFLPQNKTEGIAIGFSGISKIASTANSDLKISPKGTGKVNIDGPALIKTLPAGTVGEQVVVVDGSNNLKKIAAASVGKTYVTRATTTAAVTSATSGITTTATVQNTGAYWNANQLQGRTVAATTPAAGQILRYDGSQWQPYTTATYSPTLVGNLGTGQTLPANNAHVWTRAQITLPANSKYIITVNMLATSHPNRAPNNSYVWIRSWFSNSSTNSTPTGDKIGGGLVSGNITANSLYTMVNGTVILHNSSNAAKTYYYWAHTDDRFGNPNVFNSFGRITDGENQMFAVPIDN; this comes from the coding sequence ATGAGATTATATTATATTCCGGTACTATTTGTCCTAATCGCGACGAGCACGCTAAAGAGCCATGCCCAAATTAGTAACAGTAACAACCCGCACCCCTCAGCAGCAGTAGATATTACTGCTACCAACAAAGGCCTTTTGCTCCCAAGAGTAGCCCTCACCGGAACGGCAGATGTAACCACTATTCCCGCTCCAGCCACAAGCCTCGTGGTCTATCATACTACCACTGTGGCCGGCATGCCCGAAGGATTTTATTACTGGAATGGCACCCGCTGGGAATCCCTGTCTAACGAAGCCGTGACCCATGCCTTCGCCAGTGCCGTGAATACACTAACCAGCACGGTTAACGGCGTACAAAAAACCGCACCAATCATCAATACTAATGCACTGAACCTAACAGGAACGAACCTCACCAGTACCGTAAACGGAAAAGCCAGTGCAGCACTCAACCTGGCATCTATTGTCCCTGCTACCACTAACCTATTGACCAGTACGGGAAATGTGTTAACGTCTAACGTTAATAATGTTCCCAAAACGGCACCTATCATTAATAGCAATGCGCTTACCTTATCAGGAACCAACCTGACCAGTACCGTAAATGGGGTAACCAGTCCAGCATTGAGTCTTGCCGGACTGGCAGGATGGAGCCTCGCAGGAAATGCAGGTACCGCTGCGGCCAACTTCTTAGGGACTACAGACAACCAACCCTTACGCTTCCGAACCAATAATACAGAGAAAATGACAATTACTGCAGCCGGTAATGTGGGTATCGGTAACACGGCGCCAACAGCACCATTACACTTTAGTACTGGAGTAGCCAACCGCAAAATAGTCTTGTTTGACAATAAAAATAACGACCATGAATTCTATGGTTTTGGAATCAGTTCCGGAATGCTCCGTTCTCATATCAATGCATCTACTGCCGCTTTTGGCTGGTTTTCAGGTGTAAATGATACTACATCGAATGAAATCATGAAATTGGGGGGCAATGGTGCCCTAAGCCTTGGTACAGCTGCCGGAACAGCCACAATGACCGGTGCACGACTGGATGTGGCCAAAGGGGAAGTACGTTTCCGGGACCTGCTGTCCAATGGAGTTGCTACCGATAGCCTCGTAACCATAACCAGTAGCGGTTACCTGAAGAAAAGAGCAATAGGCAGTATGGCATGGGGCCTCACTGGAAATACGGCGACAGCAACCGATTATATTGGAACTAAAGCAACGGTTAATCCCTTTATTATTAAAACCAGTAGTGCTGCGACCGGAGCCGGGGCTACTCCTACTGAACGGATGCGCATCGATAAAGATGGAGTAGTGACCATTGGTAATGTAGCCGGATCACGCCTGGCTTTCAATACAGAGCCTGATGCTACTACTGATATCAACAGCCGTAGAGTGGTACTGCATCTTGGTGCCAATGACCACCAATACCGCGGTTTTGGGATTTATAGTAATCTGCTGGTTTCACAGGTCGATGCCACTGGCGCCGATTTCCTCTGGCGCGCTGGTGCCAACGCCACGACCTCCAATGAACTCATGAAATTGAGGGGCAATGGTGCCCTAAGCCTTGGTACAGCTGCCGGAACAGCCACATTGACCGGTGCACGACTGGATGTGGCCAAAGGGCAAGTACGTTTCCAGGACCTGCTGTCCGATGGAGTTGCTACCGATAACCTCGTAACCATAACCAGTAGCGGTTACCTGAAGAAAAGAGCAATAGGCAGTATGGCATGGGGCCTCACTGGAAATACGGCGACAGCAACCGATTATATTGGAACTAAAGCAACGGTTAATCCCTTTATTATTAAAACCAGTAGTGCTGCGACCGGAGCCGGGGCTACTCCTACTGAACGGATGCGCATCGATAAAGATGGAGTAGTGACCATTGGTAATGTAGCCGGATCACGCCTGGCTTTCAATACAGCGCCTGCTACTACTGATATCAACAGCCGTAGAGTGGTACTGCATCTTGGTGCCAATGACCACCAATACCGCGGTTTTGGGATTTATAGTAATATGCTGGTTTCACAGGTCGATGCCACTGCCGCCAATTTCCTCTGGCGCGCTGGTGCCAACGACACGACCTCCAATGAACTCATGCGCCTTACAGGAACCGGTAACCTGGGTCTCGGCATTGCAGCCCCTACCCAAAAATTACATGTAGTTGGAAAAGCCATTATTACCGCAATGGATACCGGTGCCGCTGCCGACCAGGTTGTTACTGTAGATGCTGCAGGGCTTCTGAAAAAAAGAACCCTGGCTTCGGTCGTGCCACCTACCACCAATGCCCTGGCACTCAACGGAACCAACCTTACCAGTACGGTAAATGGGGTAACCAGTAATACATTGAGCCTTGCCGGACTGGCAGGATGGAGCCTCGCAGGAAATGCAGGTACCGCTGCGGCCAACTTCTTAGGGACTACAGACAACCAACCCTTACGCTTCCGTACTAATAATACAGAGAAAATGACCATCCTTGGAAATGGAAACGTAGGAATAGGTACCACTGCACCAGCCTATGGATTGCACGTACAATCAACGGCAGCGGCAGGGTATGTGGCGCAATTTTCTAATAGTACTAATGTTCATGGTGCTGTATATGTAAGGGATACTAATGACGGTAACACTGGAATTGCCGGATCTTATTTTGGCACACGCACGAACCATGGAACTAATATTATGACAAATGCAATCTCCCGCATTGCCATAACCAATGCAGGACGTGTAGGGATTGGACATAATGCACCCACCTACACCTTAGATGTAGTAAGTACTACCAACGACGAATTATTAGCTAGTTTTCTACCCCAAAATAAAACAGAAGGTATTGCTATCGGATTTTCCGGAATCAGTAAAATTGCTTCTACTGCTAACAGTGACCTAAAGATTTCACCTAAAGGAACCGGAAAAGTTAATATTGATGGCCCTGCATTAATTAAAACCTTACCTGCCGGAACTGTAGGAGAACAGGTCGTAGTCGTAGACGGCTCCAATAACCTGAAAAAAATAGCCGCTGCTTCGGTAGGAAAAACCTATGTAACGCGAGCAACAACAACAGCTGCCGTAACTTCGGCTACTTCTGGCATTACGACTACAGCAACAGTACAAAACACAGGAGCCTACTGGAATGCAAACCAATTACAGGGTAGAACAGTGGCTGCTACAACTCCAGCAGCGGGACAAATATTGCGATATGACGGCAGCCAATGGCAGCCTTACACCACCGCAACCTATTCCCCTACTCTCGTAGGTAACCTGGGCACTGGTCAGACCCTGCCAGCAAACAATGCACATGTCTGGACCCGGGCTCAAATCACATTACCAGCTAATTCTAAATATATCATTACGGTAAACATGCTGGCCACCTCACACCCCAACCGGGCACCGAACAACTCCTATGTATGGATACGTTCTTGGTTTTCAAATTCCAGTACCAATTCTACTCCAACGGGGGATAAGATAGGGGGAGGACTGGTGAGTGGTAATATAACCGCCAACTCCCTATACACTATGGTTAACGGTACAGTGATCCTGCACAATAGCAGCAATGCTGCCAAAACCTATTATTACTGGGCCCATACCGATGACCGTTTTGGTAATCCCAATGTTTTCAATAGTTTTGGCCGTATTACCGATGGGGAAAACCAAATGTTTGCAGTACCTATTGATAATTAA
- a CDS encoding gliding motility-associated C-terminal domain-containing protein: protein MKNIRTSCFSFLALLSYSAVQGQFYNTAQVVVQPGSLLSIHSDFENAATGTFRNDGEVHILQHYNNDGQVTFHPAHQGITVFSGNSVQTLMSIAPGAKTDFKHLELNNPTPVMAIDLWSPIQIFGTASFMRGIVDARTNAGLVTFGEDAAVTNADEDSFIDGPTVKVGSNDWTSPIGHQGHYRPAGHTQLAGSEQYRKQYFMENPGTLYPLSQKASDVYVINQNEYWEMHREVGNTMAVITLSLNPATTPSYLFEETPGTTLQIVRWNEDTQQWISQGGIGDSGLTEVSALVTGYGVFTIALVFEDDHESFDGMVFYNGVSPNGDGKNDFFHISGIERYPDNTLEIYNRYSQLVYRVDSYNETERVFKGISNTSLNVNKPAGLPVGTYFYVLKYNNGHRTKSKTGYLYISNK, encoded by the coding sequence ATGAAAAATATACGAACTTCCTGTTTCAGCTTTTTAGCCCTCCTAAGCTATAGTGCCGTCCAGGGCCAATTTTACAATACCGCCCAGGTGGTAGTGCAGCCCGGGAGCCTGCTTTCCATCCATTCCGATTTTGAGAATGCCGCAACAGGGACATTCCGGAATGATGGTGAAGTCCACATTTTGCAGCATTATAATAATGATGGCCAGGTCACCTTTCATCCTGCACACCAGGGAATTACGGTATTTTCAGGAAACAGTGTCCAAACACTGATGAGTATTGCACCTGGTGCCAAGACCGACTTCAAACATTTAGAACTGAATAATCCTACACCGGTCATGGCGATTGACCTGTGGTCGCCCATCCAGATTTTTGGTACGGCCAGCTTTATGCGGGGAATTGTCGATGCGCGCACCAATGCCGGGTTAGTTACCTTTGGCGAAGATGCCGCAGTAACCAATGCCGACGAAGACAGCTTTATCGATGGCCCCACGGTAAAAGTAGGATCCAATGACTGGACCTCTCCTATTGGGCACCAGGGCCATTACCGCCCTGCCGGCCATACCCAATTGGCCGGGAGCGAACAGTACCGAAAGCAGTATTTTATGGAAAATCCCGGAACCCTCTATCCGCTATCGCAAAAAGCATCCGACGTCTATGTGATCAACCAGAACGAATATTGGGAAATGCATCGGGAAGTGGGGAACACGATGGCTGTAATTACGCTATCCCTTAATCCGGCAACCACACCCTCCTATCTCTTTGAAGAGACACCCGGCACTACTTTACAGATCGTACGCTGGAATGAAGACACCCAGCAATGGATCTCCCAGGGTGGTATTGGCGATAGTGGACTGACCGAAGTATCAGCATTGGTAACCGGTTATGGTGTGTTCACGATAGCACTGGTATTTGAGGATGATCATGAAAGTTTTGATGGCATGGTCTTTTACAATGGGGTATCGCCAAATGGTGATGGCAAAAATGACTTTTTCCACATTAGTGGTATCGAGCGTTATCCCGACAATACCCTCGAGATTTACAACCGGTATTCACAGTTGGTATACCGTGTCGATAGTTATAATGAAACGGAAAGGGTCTTTAAAGGAATTTCCAATACAAGCCTCAATGTCAATAAACCAGCGGGACTACCTGTGGGAACGTATTTCTATGTACTGAAATACAATAACGGCCACAGGACCAAATCCAAAACTGGATACCTCTACATCAGTAACAAATAA
- a CDS encoding IS256 family transposase has product MIDKEDLLNNKDFYKSFKTGEDLTSFFKQMHKRAVEHMLEAELDAHLDNGKHEKTTDGNYRNGHQIKKIKSSFGESEIKVPRDRESNFEPALVPKRHNIIDGLENIIISFYAKGMSVSDIEEQIREMYDFDVSTSTISRITSKISNEIVAWQHRPLEDLYLIVWMDGIVFKVRDNSKVINKTIYLAVGLRRDGKKEILGMWLGKNESSSFWMSVLTDLKARGVEDILITATDNLNGFTQTIRSVFPQSQTQICVVHQIRNACKYVVWKDRKAFTADMKHIYNAPNKQAAEHALNDFAEKWESKYSYAIKSWRDNWDELTVFFDFPVEIRKIIYTTNLIENLNGKIRKYTRNKMSFPTDDAVLKSVFLALREATKKWTMPIRDWGIVLNQFVLIFEKRLRL; this is encoded by the coding sequence ATGATTGACAAAGAAGACTTATTGAACAACAAGGATTTCTATAAATCCTTTAAAACGGGGGAAGATTTGACATCTTTCTTCAAACAAATGCATAAAAGAGCAGTAGAACATATGCTCGAAGCTGAACTTGATGCGCATCTTGATAATGGGAAACATGAGAAAACGACTGATGGGAACTATCGTAATGGACATCAAATCAAAAAGATAAAATCGTCCTTTGGTGAGAGTGAAATCAAAGTTCCACGCGATCGGGAAAGCAATTTTGAACCAGCATTAGTGCCTAAGCGGCATAATATTATAGATGGTTTAGAAAATATTATCATCTCTTTCTACGCCAAAGGAATGAGCGTTAGCGACATTGAAGAACAGATTAGAGAAATGTATGATTTTGATGTATCTACTTCTACTATCTCACGTATTACCAGTAAAATATCGAATGAAATAGTTGCGTGGCAGCACCGTCCATTAGAAGATTTATATCTTATTGTTTGGATGGATGGAATCGTATTTAAAGTTCGTGATAACTCAAAAGTAATTAATAAAACCATTTATCTGGCTGTTGGGTTGCGGCGGGATGGCAAAAAGGAAATTCTTGGAATGTGGCTTGGAAAGAACGAAAGTTCAAGTTTTTGGATGAGTGTTCTGACTGACTTAAAAGCTCGTGGTGTGGAAGATATTTTGATCACTGCCACGGATAACTTAAATGGCTTTACTCAAACAATACGCTCGGTTTTTCCACAATCCCAAACTCAAATCTGCGTGGTTCATCAAATACGAAATGCCTGTAAATATGTGGTCTGGAAAGACAGGAAGGCCTTTACTGCTGATATGAAACACATTTATAACGCGCCAAATAAACAAGCAGCAGAACACGCGTTAAACGATTTTGCTGAGAAATGGGAGTCGAAATATTCGTATGCCATCAAGTCCTGGCGAGACAATTGGGATGAGTTGACTGTCTTTTTTGACTTCCCAGTGGAAATCCGTAAAATTATTTATACCACTAATCTGATTGAAAATCTTAACGGAAAAATCCGGAAATACACCAGAAATAAAATGTCTTTCCCAACCGATGATGCGGTCTTGAAATCGGTTTTCCTAGCCTTAAGAGAAGCTACAAAAAAATGGACAATGCCTATAAGAGATTGGGGGATTGTATTAAATCAATTTGTGCTTATATTTGAAAAAAGGCTCAGATTATAA
- a CDS encoding helix-turn-helix domain-containing protein has protein sequence MTNPVTPPHYIVRKISRIRELRGINQDTLAIKLGTSQQTVSRMEQSETIDDEKLVEIAKILGVTTEAIKNFSEEAAINNYNTFNDHSGDNFLGSNCSFTINPLEKLIEVVDENKKLYERLLQSEQDKIAYLEQMLKNK, from the coding sequence ATGACGAATCCCGTAACACCACCACATTACATTGTCCGTAAAATCAGTCGTATCCGCGAACTGAGAGGAATAAATCAGGACACGCTGGCTATCAAATTGGGAACAAGCCAACAAACCGTGAGCAGAATGGAACAAAGTGAAACTATTGACGACGAAAAGCTGGTGGAGATTGCAAAAATATTAGGCGTTACTACAGAAGCCATCAAAAACTTCTCGGAAGAAGCAGCCATTAATAACTACAATACATTTAATGACCATAGTGGAGATAACTTCTTAGGCAGTAATTGTAGTTTTACCATTAATCCTCTGGAAAAACTTATTGAAGTTGTGGACGAAAACAAAAAGTTATACGAACGCCTGTTACAATCGGAACAGGATAAGATTGCTTACCTGGAACAGATGCTAAAGAATAAGTAA
- a CDS encoding OmpA family protein, with product MKVYFTLLTFAVLSFHTYSQQKDLHKANKKYDQFAYVEAGELYTKFVDKGYRSALAYTRLGDIYYLNGNMPEALKWYTLMHGMQNETAIDPVHLFRYGQCLRAAGDYDAAAGVLESVNKHCTGAACDSLNTMTNLEAIEKLSGRYTLRPVSLNSGSSDYGVAFYKDRAVIYTSARAVDATAQIDRWSNKPFFKLFNATIADNGDLIASKILEKTEQSKYHESTPAFTRDGKTMYFTRSGRRYNKKRRDTEKTNQLKIYRATINAEGLWDSLQELPFNSASFSNAHPTLSKDEKTLIFASDRPGSLGLTDLYRVAINDDGTFGEVVSLGNEINTPGRESFPYVGPDGTLYFSSDGHAGLGGLDVYEARVDSDGVFAILNMGKPINSTQDDFTFVMDPENNQGYVASNRFGNDAVFTVFPVDQEAISTNEMILFGTLQDHDQKLITGITKITAYDEEGNLVDEFFTDANGEYLVKLPRGRYMLRYENPGFLISKLVVGNTAADDNQMVRLNVELEPDPDYQNNLKAITKNEVKDSDGNHPFVKGFIHREKNVTGIITDENGHDLALAGENVPEDTAGGLNEEGESNGSDRNNSSKDNQANATNSDNPNEYEGTLTDSEFDVDPVYFEFDKSRITKEAVVQLDNVIRILKNNPRLSLDIRSYTDSRGRSSYNDALSERRTSSVMNYILEHGIDYDRVSGRGYGEQHTVNQCTDDVPCAESEHALNRRSEFIFIGHKK from the coding sequence ATGAAGGTATACTTTACGCTTTTAACTTTTGCCGTTTTGTCCTTTCACACCTACTCCCAGCAAAAGGACCTCCATAAGGCCAACAAAAAATATGACCAGTTTGCCTATGTCGAAGCGGGAGAATTGTATACGAAATTTGTGGATAAAGGCTACCGGTCTGCCTTAGCCTATACCCGGCTGGGCGATATTTACTACCTGAACGGCAATATGCCCGAAGCCCTGAAATGGTACACTCTCATGCATGGCATGCAAAATGAAACGGCCATCGATCCGGTTCACCTCTTCCGGTATGGGCAATGCCTGCGGGCCGCAGGAGATTATGATGCCGCTGCAGGTGTTTTGGAATCCGTTAATAAGCACTGTACCGGTGCTGCCTGCGATAGCCTCAATACCATGACCAACCTCGAAGCCATCGAAAAGCTTTCGGGACGTTATACGCTGCGCCCCGTGAGCCTTAATTCCGGAAGTTCAGATTATGGTGTCGCCTTTTATAAAGACCGGGCCGTGATCTATACCTCCGCACGTGCTGTAGATGCTACTGCCCAGATCGACCGCTGGAGCAATAAGCCCTTTTTTAAACTTTTCAATGCGACCATAGCCGATAATGGCGACCTGATCGCTTCCAAAATACTCGAGAAAACCGAACAGTCCAAATACCATGAGTCAACCCCTGCTTTTACGCGGGATGGCAAAACCATGTACTTTACCCGAAGTGGCAGGCGCTATAACAAAAAGCGGAGGGATACCGAGAAAACAAATCAGCTCAAAATTTACCGGGCAACGATCAATGCCGAAGGCCTGTGGGATTCCCTACAGGAATTGCCATTTAATAGCGCGTCATTTTCGAATGCCCATCCCACACTCAGCAAGGATGAAAAAACACTCATCTTTGCCTCCGACCGTCCCGGTTCCCTAGGGCTTACCGATCTCTATCGTGTAGCGATAAACGATGACGGCACTTTTGGCGAAGTCGTATCCCTGGGCAATGAAATTAATACCCCCGGACGCGAATCCTTCCCGTATGTAGGACCGGACGGGACACTCTATTTCTCTTCCGACGGCCATGCCGGGTTGGGAGGGCTTGATGTCTATGAAGCACGTGTCGATAGCGACGGTGTTTTTGCCATACTGAATATGGGAAAACCCATCAATTCTACCCAGGATGATTTTACATTTGTCATGGATCCCGAAAATAACCAGGGCTATGTGGCCAGTAACCGTTTTGGGAATGATGCCGTGTTTACTGTTTTTCCGGTAGACCAGGAAGCCATCAGTACCAACGAGATGATTCTCTTTGGAACCTTACAGGATCATGACCAGAAACTGATAACAGGAATTACCAAAATCACCGCCTATGATGAAGAGGGGAATTTGGTAGACGAATTTTTTACCGATGCCAATGGCGAATATTTAGTCAAATTACCCCGCGGGCGCTATATGCTCCGTTATGAAAACCCGGGATTCCTCATTTCAAAATTGGTAGTAGGCAATACGGCTGCCGATGACAACCAAATGGTCCGGCTCAATGTAGAACTGGAACCCGACCCCGATTATCAAAACAACCTCAAAGCCATAACTAAAAATGAAGTTAAGGACAGTGACGGAAACCATCCTTTTGTCAAGGGGTTCATACACCGGGAAAAAAATGTAACCGGAATTATTACAGATGAAAATGGGCATGACCTCGCTTTGGCGGGAGAGAATGTCCCGGAAGATACTGCCGGAGGCCTCAATGAAGAGGGGGAAAGTAACGGAAGTGACCGAAATAATAGCAGTAAGGATAACCAAGCCAATGCAACCAATTCCGATAATCCAAATGAGTATGAAGGAACCCTTACCGATAGCGAATTTGATGTCGATCCGGTGTATTTCGAATTCGATAAGTCCCGTATTACCAAAGAGGCTGTAGTTCAGCTTGATAATGTCATCCGGATCCTGAAGAATAATCCAAGATTAAGCCTTGATATCCGTTCTTATACCGATAGTAGGGGACGTTCTTCCTATAATGATGCCCTCTCCGAAAGGCGTACCAGCAGTGTGATGAATTACATACTGGAACACGGCATTGATTATGACCGGGTGAGTGGCCGCGGTTATGGAGAACAGCATACCGTTAACCAATGTACCGATGATGTGCCTTGTGCCGAATCGGAGCATGCCCTGAACCGCCGATCCGAATTTATCTTTATCGGCCATAAAAAATAA
- a CDS encoding type IX secretion system membrane protein PorP/SprF produces the protein MKKIAIGFIVAVLGLNSAQAQNQPQFSQYMYNPMAFNPGYAGTGGVMSALASYRTQWVGLDGAPQTISFSGQSPLGEYGGLGVNIFNDQIGPSKETTAMINASYTIVDYDNDVKYSFGVSAGGRQLQVDFNKLNIEHGGDTSLTGSLNRFSPNVGVGLFVHTEEWYVGLSVPYILNTKFYDDVASSFTASKPQFYGVAGYVFEINPELKFKPATMIRAISGAPLSIDVSANFLISDMVTLGASYRWDAAISALAGFQISEDLQIGYSYDFDTNKLGNYNSGSHEIFIRFDLFSKNTNRYVNPRFF, from the coding sequence ATGAAGAAGATAGCAATCGGTTTTATTGTAGCAGTCCTGGGATTAAACAGTGCCCAGGCGCAAAACCAACCCCAATTTTCACAATACATGTACAACCCTATGGCATTCAACCCCGGATATGCCGGAACAGGAGGCGTGATGAGCGCTTTGGCTTCCTATCGTACCCAATGGGTAGGGCTGGATGGCGCACCACAAACCATATCCTTTTCAGGGCAAAGCCCCTTAGGCGAGTACGGCGGTCTTGGTGTCAATATCTTTAATGACCAGATTGGGCCGTCCAAAGAAACTACCGCAATGATCAATGCCAGTTATACGATCGTCGATTATGATAATGATGTAAAGTACTCCTTTGGTGTTTCTGCCGGGGGAAGGCAACTTCAGGTTGATTTTAATAAATTAAATATAGAGCACGGTGGGGATACCTCCTTAACAGGCTCACTGAACCGCTTTTCTCCCAATGTTGGGGTAGGCCTATTTGTACATACCGAAGAATGGTATGTGGGGCTATCGGTACCATATATCCTGAATACCAAATTTTATGATGACGTGGCCAGCAGTTTTACGGCCAGCAAACCCCAGTTTTATGGTGTTGCCGGTTATGTGTTTGAAATCAACCCCGAGTTGAAATTCAAGCCGGCTACCATGATCCGCGCCATATCGGGAGCACCTTTGTCCATCGATGTGTCGGCCAATTTCCTGATCAGCGACATGGTTACCCTGGGTGCCTCCTACCGTTGGGATGCCGCTATTAGCGCCCTGGCGGGTTTCCAGATTAGCGAAGACCTGCAAATTGGCTACAGTTATGATTTTGATACAAACAAGCTGGGGAATTACAACTCCGGTTCCCATGAAATATTCATTCGATTTGACCTCTTCTCCAAAAACACAAATCGATACGTTAATCCCCGATTCTTCTAA
- a CDS encoding heme/hemin ABC transporter substrate-binding protein gives MKKITRIIAVTLLITAFTACKKEDAKPVETPVTEVAAPAHKIVSLNGAITEIVSALGHEKELVGVDVTSTYPESVKQTAKDLGHVSSISIESVIALQPTMILATAKDLTPDLIAKIKSAGIEAHIFEQTVSETGTKELIKEVAAVLHNTEYKALQDKIDTDLKGVQALKTKPKVLFIYARGAGTLMVAGKNTPVEKMIALAGGENATLSFEDYKPLTPEAVIQGNPDAILMFTSGLGSLGGPAGVLKIPGIDKTKAGKNKRIIAMDGGLLSGFGPRLGEAAKELNTLLLENAK, from the coding sequence ATGAAAAAAATAACCCGCATTATTGCCGTGACGCTCCTGATAACGGCCTTTACAGCTTGTAAAAAAGAGGACGCTAAACCTGTTGAAACACCGGTAACGGAAGTTGCTGCTCCGGCTCATAAAATTGTATCGCTTAACGGTGCTATTACAGAAATTGTAAGTGCCCTGGGCCATGAAAAAGAATTAGTAGGTGTGGATGTAACGTCGACTTACCCGGAATCGGTAAAACAAACTGCAAAAGATTTAGGGCATGTGAGTTCTATCTCAATCGAATCGGTAATTGCCTTACAGCCTACCATGATATTGGCTACTGCCAAAGACCTTACACCGGATTTGATTGCAAAAATTAAAAGTGCGGGAATCGAAGCTCACATCTTCGAACAAACCGTTTCGGAAACCGGAACAAAAGAACTGATCAAAGAAGTAGCAGCTGTATTACACAACACAGAATACAAAGCGCTACAAGATAAAATAGACACTGACCTTAAAGGGGTACAGGCGTTAAAAACAAAACCTAAAGTATTATTCATCTACGCTCGTGGCGCTGGTACCCTAATGGTAGCTGGAAAAAATACACCGGTAGAAAAAATGATCGCTTTGGCGGGTGGTGAAAATGCAACCCTTTCATTTGAAGACTACAAGCCTTTAACTCCGGAAGCGGTAATCCAAGGAAATCCTGATGCGATCCTAATGTTTACTTCTGGTTTAGGAAGCCTTGGCGGACCTGCGGGTGTGCTGAAAATCCCTGGAATTGACAAAACTAAAGCAGGAAAAAACAAAAGAATTATTGCAATGGACGGTGGATTACTTTCTGGTTTCGGACCACGTTTGGGAGAAGCTGCAAAAGAATTGAATACACTGTTACTTGAAAATGCAAAATAA